A single genomic interval of Carettochelys insculpta isolate YL-2023 chromosome 28, ASM3395843v1, whole genome shotgun sequence harbors:
- the GNGT2 gene encoding guanine nucleotide-binding protein G(I)/G(S)/G(O) subunit gamma-T2: MAQDLTEKELLKMELDQLKKEVKNERQMISKTGKELKEYIESMAAEDPLLKGIPEDKNPFKEKGGCNIS; this comes from the exons ATGGCTCAAGATCTTACAGAAAAAGAACTTCTGAAGATGGAACTTGACCAGCTGAAGAAGGAAGTGAAGAATGAAAGGCAAATG aTCTCTAAGACAGGCAAAGAGCTGAAGGAGTACATCGAATCCATGGCAGCAGAGGATCCACTCCTGAAAGGCATTCCCGAGGACAAGAACCCTTTCAAGGAGAAGGGAGGCTGCAACATTAGTTGA